The following proteins are co-located in the Paludibaculum fermentans genome:
- the mtaB gene encoding tRNA (N(6)-L-threonylcarbamoyladenosine(37)-C(2))-methylthiotransferase MtaB produces MKKFYIQNFGCRATQADGAALEGLLEKQGLAAAEGAQAADLVILNTCTVTSSADDDVRKSIHRVHRENPKARILVTGCYAQRAPEELSRIPGVTWVVGNSHKTEIPGLIPRINQAEYHGQILVGDISAATGFLSSPVDDAFGDRTRPNLKIQEGCNNVCTFCIIPSVRGRSRSMTLEQVLGELRGLAANYREIVLTGINLGRWGREAGFRPTDRMRLSDLLRVVLDQTPVERLRISSVEPMDFTDELLELMASSSRIAKHVHAPLQSASDTVLKRMKRRYRSRHYEDRLRRAHGLMPNAAFGADVMTGFPGETAEEFQQTYDFIERLPFTYLHVFTYSERPGTPAVSHAEPVPHQVRKERTRRLRDLAARKNLAFRTAQQGRVLSAVTLDNGKALTENYLPVEMAVPRGSNQLVELMIGGVTSAGLSEAGFLPPVELPQQPSAFPILG; encoded by the coding sequence GTGAAGAAGTTCTACATCCAGAATTTCGGCTGCCGGGCCACGCAGGCCGACGGCGCCGCTCTGGAAGGGTTGCTGGAGAAGCAGGGGCTGGCCGCGGCCGAGGGGGCGCAGGCGGCGGACCTGGTGATCCTCAATACCTGCACGGTCACGTCGTCGGCTGATGACGATGTCCGGAAGAGCATTCACCGTGTGCACCGCGAGAATCCGAAGGCCCGCATCCTGGTCACAGGCTGCTATGCCCAGCGCGCGCCCGAGGAGTTGAGCCGCATTCCCGGCGTCACGTGGGTGGTGGGCAACTCGCACAAGACCGAGATTCCCGGGCTGATTCCCAGGATCAACCAGGCCGAGTACCACGGGCAGATCCTGGTGGGCGACATCTCCGCCGCCACCGGGTTCCTCTCGTCGCCCGTCGACGATGCTTTTGGCGACCGGACGAGGCCGAACCTGAAGATCCAGGAAGGCTGCAACAACGTGTGTACCTTCTGTATCATCCCGTCGGTGCGAGGCCGTTCGCGCAGCATGACGCTGGAGCAGGTGCTGGGTGAGTTGCGCGGCCTGGCCGCCAACTACCGGGAGATCGTATTGACCGGCATCAACCTGGGCCGGTGGGGCAGGGAAGCGGGGTTCCGGCCAACGGATCGCATGCGGTTGTCGGACCTGCTGCGGGTCGTGCTCGATCAGACTCCCGTGGAGCGGCTGCGCATCAGTTCGGTCGAGCCGATGGACTTCACCGATGAGCTGTTGGAGCTGATGGCCTCGTCGTCGAGGATTGCCAAGCACGTGCATGCGCCGCTGCAGTCGGCGTCCGACACGGTGTTGAAGCGGATGAAGCGGCGGTACCGCTCGCGCCATTACGAAGACCGGCTGCGCCGCGCCCATGGCTTGATGCCCAATGCCGCCTTTGGCGCCGATGTGATGACCGGCTTCCCGGGCGAGACGGCCGAAGAGTTCCAGCAGACCTACGACTTCATTGAGCGCCTGCCGTTCACCTATCTGCACGTGTTCACCTATTCGGAGCGGCCCGGCACGCCGGCGGTCTCGCATGCCGAACCCGTGCCGCATCAGGTCCGCAAGGAGCGCACGCGCCGGCTGCGGGACCTGGCCGCTCGCAAGAACCTGGCGTTTCGCACGGCGCAGCAGGGACGCGTCCTATCCGCGGTGACGCTGGACAATGGCAAGGCGCTCACCGAGAACTACCTGCCGGTCGAGATGGCCGTGCCGCGCGGGTCCAACCAGCTTGTGGAACTCATGATCGGCGGGGTGACTTCAGCCGGGCTGAGCGAGGCAGGCTTCCTGCCGCCGGTGGAACTGCCACAGCAACCGTCCGCCTTTCCCATCCTTGGATAG
- a CDS encoding M20/M25/M40 family metallo-hydrolase gives MKCILLLILVCSAANAQNRARVLAEFNEFLKLPNVAADPEGLKENAAWIRAAFERRGVQTQLLEVPGAPAAVYGQLGVQNATGTVLFYAHYDGQPVNPAQWKGSGPFEPSYRGGNPADPETRIYARSASDDKGVIIAMLAALDALRAGRGAPTVNIKFLFEGEEEAGSASLSRILQKYTPLVMADFWIICDGPVHQTRQQQVYFGARGVTGFQLKVYGPRRELHSGHYGNWAPNPAMMLARLLASMKDDEGRVTIPGFYADIDPLTETELAAMKAEPPIDETLMRELWIARTENAPRRLMEVLNQPSFNIRGIDSGAVGEASRNVVPSEAAASVDVRLVKGNEPKAMLEKVKAHIRDQGYFLVEGREPTEIERLQWPKVAAFYSTEGGYRAVRTSMDLPQSRAVIAALEGMGKPLVKMPSLGGSVPLAIIEDVLHVPLIGVPIANHDNNQHSHNENLRLQNLWDGIETMRALFQLPPY, from the coding sequence GTGAAATGCATACTCCTGCTCATCCTGGTCTGCTCGGCCGCTAACGCCCAGAACCGCGCCCGCGTTCTCGCCGAGTTCAACGAGTTCCTCAAGCTCCCCAACGTCGCCGCCGACCCCGAAGGTCTGAAGGAAAACGCCGCCTGGATCCGGGCCGCCTTCGAGCGCCGCGGCGTCCAGACCCAGCTCCTCGAAGTCCCCGGAGCCCCCGCCGCCGTCTACGGCCAGCTCGGAGTCCAGAACGCCACCGGCACGGTCCTCTTCTACGCGCATTACGACGGCCAGCCGGTGAACCCCGCCCAATGGAAGGGCAGCGGACCCTTCGAGCCCTCTTACCGTGGCGGCAACCCGGCCGATCCTGAAACCCGCATCTACGCCCGCTCCGCCTCCGACGACAAGGGCGTCATCATCGCCATGCTCGCCGCCCTCGACGCCCTGCGCGCCGGCCGGGGCGCGCCCACCGTCAACATCAAGTTCCTCTTCGAAGGCGAGGAAGAGGCGGGCTCCGCCAGCCTCAGCCGCATCCTCCAGAAGTACACGCCCCTCGTGATGGCCGACTTCTGGATCATCTGCGACGGCCCCGTCCACCAGACCCGCCAGCAGCAGGTCTACTTCGGAGCCCGCGGCGTCACCGGCTTCCAGCTGAAGGTCTACGGACCCAGGCGCGAATTGCACTCCGGCCACTACGGCAACTGGGCGCCCAATCCGGCCATGATGCTCGCCCGCCTGCTCGCCTCGATGAAGGACGACGAAGGCCGCGTCACCATCCCCGGCTTCTACGCGGACATCGACCCGCTCACCGAAACCGAACTGGCGGCCATGAAGGCCGAACCGCCCATCGACGAAACCCTCATGCGCGAGCTGTGGATCGCCCGCACCGAGAACGCTCCCCGCCGCCTGATGGAAGTGCTGAACCAGCCCTCGTTCAACATCCGCGGCATCGACAGCGGAGCCGTCGGAGAAGCCTCGCGCAATGTCGTCCCCAGCGAAGCGGCGGCCTCCGTGGATGTCCGCCTCGTCAAGGGCAACGAGCCCAAGGCCATGCTGGAGAAGGTCAAGGCCCATATCCGAGACCAGGGCTACTTCCTGGTCGAAGGCCGCGAGCCAACGGAGATCGAAAGGCTGCAATGGCCCAAGGTCGCGGCGTTCTACTCCACCGAAGGCGGCTACCGCGCCGTGCGCACCTCAATGGACCTCCCGCAATCCAGGGCAGTCATCGCCGCCCTGGAAGGCATGGGCAAGCCCCTGGTGAAGATGCCGTCGTTAGGCGGCAGTGTGCCGCTGGCGATCATCGAGGACGTGCTGCACGTGCCGCTCATCGGAGTACCGATAGCGAACCACGACAACAACCAGCACAGCCACAACGAGAACCTGAGGCTGCAGAACCTCTGGGACGGCATCGAAACGATGCGAGCCCTCTTCCAACTCCCGCCCTACTAG
- the recR gene encoding recombination mediator RecR, with amino-acid sequence MPDFAEPLARLIQEVKRLPGIGQKSAQRIAFHILRASREDVDRLTTALVDVKEKLGLCAICNNISDGEKCLYCRDPHRDRRRICVVEEPHNIVPIETTRTFEGLYHVLHGSISPLRGIGPEQLRIKQLLERLVDSDMEEIILATNPTVEGEATAVYLARLLKPLGIKVTRIAMGIPVGSDLEYADEVTMSKSLENRREM; translated from the coding sequence ATGCCCGACTTCGCGGAACCCCTCGCCCGGCTGATTCAGGAAGTGAAACGTCTGCCCGGCATCGGCCAGAAATCGGCGCAGCGCATCGCCTTTCACATCCTGAGAGCCTCCCGTGAGGACGTCGACCGCCTCACCACGGCCCTCGTCGACGTCAAGGAGAAGCTCGGCCTGTGCGCCATCTGCAACAACATCAGCGACGGCGAGAAGTGCCTCTATTGCCGCGATCCCCATCGCGACCGGCGCCGCATCTGCGTCGTCGAAGAGCCGCACAACATCGTGCCCATCGAGACCACCCGCACCTTTGAAGGTCTCTACCACGTCCTGCACGGCAGCATCAGCCCGCTTCGCGGCATCGGCCCCGAACAGCTCCGCATCAAGCAACTGCTCGAGCGCCTCGTCGACAGCGACATGGAAGAGATCATCCTGGCCACCAATCCCACCGTGGAAGGCGAAGCCACCGCGGTCTACCTGGCCCGTCTCCTCAAACCCCTCGGCATCAAGGTCACCCGCATCGCCATGGGCATTCCCGTCGGCAGCGACCTCGAATACGCCGACGAAGTGACCATGTCCAAATCCCTGGAAAACCGGAGGGAGATGTGA
- a CDS encoding YbaB/EbfC family nucleoid-associated protein: protein MKFPGGGNMQAMMKQAQQMQQRLQEEIAAIRVEASAGGGMVTVKMDGQKHCTGVVIDPEAAGDAEMLSDMVMAAFNEAVRKVEDETQKKTAGMLGGMGLPPGLF, encoded by the coding sequence ATGAAATTCCCCGGCGGCGGCAATATGCAGGCCATGATGAAACAGGCGCAACAGATGCAGCAGCGCCTCCAGGAAGAGATCGCGGCCATCCGTGTGGAAGCAAGTGCGGGCGGCGGCATGGTCACGGTCAAGATGGACGGCCAGAAGCATTGCACTGGCGTCGTCATCGATCCGGAAGCGGCCGGCGACGCCGAAATGCTCTCCGATATGGTGATGGCCGCCTTCAACGAAGCCGTGCGCAAAGTCGAAGACGAGACCCAGAAGAAGACTGCCGGCATGTTGGGCGGCATGGGTCTGCCTCCCGGCCTGTTTTAG
- the dnaX gene encoding DNA polymerase III subunit gamma/tau: MYQVIARKYRPRTFAELIGQEHVRTTLENAITQQRIAHGYILAGQRGTGKTTIARILARCLNCVEGPTPTPCGVCSSCIETSQSSAPDVIEIDAASNRGINEMRELRENVRYRPSRDRYKVFIIDEAHQITNEAFNALLKTLEEPPEWAVFVLCTTESHKIPTTIASRCQQFSFRSVDFHEVVGRMEEICKAEGIEAEPEALAVIAQAGEGSVRDSFSALDQAIACCGNTLTGAAVRDLLGMYSLASLERVTQALLSQQTAAMLEIVAELESAGKNLQQFCREMARYFRNLLVAKITGKETRLIPAAAPEQARMRDTSAQFSEEDLTRWLQLTLELYGQLQYSMQPRLHVELGLMRLVHAGRIKPIEEALKELAASGGVPAPRPPQATAAAPVRAASVTERSQAPYAAPRPAASASSGPSYSAPPARTAAPPAPAPARTLAPQPSAPPAPRSTAIEPGSTKEKLIAALQEMRSAMSVQAVEDSQLIETQGTVEFLAPRSAKLGLMAKDVEKGLTQILGRAVRVKITIDETAVVAAPEKKPQTSEAEDEASQRAMAHPDVQRFQEIFPGSQVRGVRDLKE; this comes from the coding sequence ATGTACCAGGTCATCGCCCGTAAGTACCGTCCCCGCACCTTCGCCGAGCTCATCGGGCAGGAGCATGTGCGCACGACGCTCGAAAATGCCATCACCCAGCAGCGCATCGCCCACGGCTATATCCTTGCCGGTCAACGCGGTACGGGCAAAACTACCATCGCCCGCATCCTCGCCCGCTGCCTGAATTGCGTCGAAGGACCCACGCCCACCCCCTGCGGCGTCTGCTCCTCCTGCATCGAAACCTCCCAAAGCAGCGCCCCCGACGTCATCGAGATCGACGCGGCCTCCAATCGCGGTATCAATGAGATGCGCGAACTGCGCGAGAACGTGCGCTACCGCCCGTCCCGCGACCGCTACAAAGTCTTCATCATTGACGAAGCCCACCAGATCACGAACGAGGCCTTCAACGCCCTCCTGAAGACCCTGGAAGAGCCGCCCGAGTGGGCCGTCTTCGTCCTCTGCACCACGGAATCCCATAAGATCCCCACCACCATCGCCTCCCGCTGCCAGCAGTTCAGCTTCCGCAGCGTCGACTTCCACGAAGTCGTCGGCCGCATGGAAGAGATCTGCAAAGCCGAAGGCATTGAAGCCGAACCCGAAGCCCTGGCCGTCATCGCCCAGGCCGGTGAAGGCTCGGTCCGCGACTCGTTCTCCGCCCTCGATCAGGCCATCGCCTGCTGCGGCAACACGCTCACCGGAGCGGCCGTCCGCGACCTCCTCGGCATGTACTCGCTGGCCTCCCTCGAGCGCGTCACCCAGGCCCTGCTCTCCCAACAGACCGCGGCCATGCTCGAGATCGTGGCCGAACTCGAAAGCGCCGGCAAAAACCTCCAGCAGTTCTGCCGCGAAATGGCCCGCTACTTCCGCAACCTGCTGGTCGCCAAGATCACTGGCAAGGAAACCCGGCTCATCCCGGCGGCGGCCCCCGAACAGGCCCGCATGCGCGACACCTCGGCCCAGTTCAGCGAAGAGGACCTCACCCGCTGGCTGCAGCTCACCCTTGAACTCTACGGGCAATTGCAGTATTCAATGCAACCCCGGCTGCATGTCGAACTCGGCCTGATGCGCCTGGTGCACGCCGGACGGATCAAACCCATTGAAGAAGCGCTCAAGGAACTGGCCGCAAGCGGCGGCGTTCCGGCGCCCCGGCCACCCCAGGCAACAGCAGCGGCTCCGGTCCGCGCGGCCTCCGTCACCGAACGAAGCCAGGCGCCCTACGCCGCCCCTCGTCCGGCCGCCTCCGCGTCCTCCGGCCCATCCTATTCCGCCCCGCCGGCCCGCACCGCTGCGCCTCCGGCCCCGGCGCCTGCCCGGACACTCGCGCCCCAGCCCAGCGCTCCGCCGGCGCCCCGCTCCACCGCCATCGAGCCCGGCTCCACCAAAGAGAAGCTCATCGCCGCCCTCCAGGAGATGCGCTCCGCCATGTCGGTCCAGGCGGTCGAGGATTCCCAGCTCATCGAAACCCAGGGCACGGTCGAGTTCCTCGCTCCGCGCTCCGCCAAGCTCGGCCTCATGGCCAAGGACGTCGAAAAAGGACTGACCCAGATCCTGGGCCGGGCCGTGCGCGTCAAGATTACAATCGATGAAACCGCCGTCGTGGCGGCGCCCGAGAAGAAACCCCAGACGTCGGAAGCCGAAGACGAAGCATCCCAGCGTGCAATGGCCCATCCGGACGTGCAACGCTTTCAAGAGATATTCCCCGGCAGCCAGGTGCGGGGCGTACGAGACCTGAAGGAGTAG
- a CDS encoding uracil-DNA glycosylase family protein translates to MSAVPEPIQGTAFFPGGLGLWIEPNSQDKEFDFPTGGCMVVGQDFNTVAAYERGRQKGSETGTSRTWQVLEKLLRGFDLQPERCFYTNAYLGLRTEGPETGRFPGSRDKGFVNRCASFFRRQLDVARPRLILMLGMEPLRMLGPRVFGIQAPRTLMACDNIFRKLRLEHGDATLVVLTHPSLYYANVWRRRYLHFGGAEAEGAMVRDAISVAGLRLLE, encoded by the coding sequence GTGTCCGCAGTACCCGAGCCGATTCAGGGGACGGCGTTCTTTCCCGGCGGACTGGGCTTGTGGATCGAGCCGAATTCACAAGACAAGGAATTCGATTTCCCGACAGGCGGGTGCATGGTGGTCGGACAGGACTTCAATACGGTTGCCGCCTACGAGCGAGGGCGACAGAAGGGGTCCGAGACAGGCACCAGTCGGACGTGGCAAGTGCTTGAGAAGTTGCTGAGGGGATTCGATCTCCAACCGGAGCGGTGCTTTTACACCAACGCCTACCTGGGTTTGCGCACGGAAGGGCCGGAAACCGGCCGCTTTCCCGGAAGCCGCGACAAGGGTTTTGTGAACCGCTGCGCTTCGTTTTTCAGGCGGCAGTTGGACGTCGCGCGCCCGCGTCTCATTCTGATGCTCGGAATGGAGCCCCTTCGGATGCTGGGTCCACGGGTTTTCGGAATCCAGGCTCCACGCACGTTGATGGCTTGCGACAACATATTTCGCAAATTGCGTCTCGAACATGGCGACGCGACCCTTGTGGTTCTCACTCATCCGTCGTTGTACTACGCAAACGTCTGGCGCCGGAGGTATCTCCACTTCGGGGGCGCTGAGGCGGAGGGCGCCATGGTGCGGGACGCAATCTCCGTCGCGGGGCTGCGGCTTCTTGAGTAG
- a CDS encoding OmpA family protein: MRERLRQQLNAVLETEETARGLIVNIADVLFDFDKYELKPGAREKMAKVSGILLAYPGLKIELEGHTDSVGSEEYNQVLSERRANSVRAYLIGQGVPADTVSAAGLGKANPVASNSNESGRLKNRRVEMVVSGEPIGIVGSN; this comes from the coding sequence TTGAGGGAACGGCTTCGCCAGCAACTGAACGCGGTCCTGGAGACCGAGGAGACGGCTCGCGGCCTGATCGTGAATATCGCTGACGTGCTCTTCGACTTTGACAAGTACGAACTGAAGCCGGGTGCCCGGGAGAAGATGGCCAAGGTCTCCGGGATCCTGCTCGCGTACCCAGGATTGAAGATCGAGTTGGAGGGGCACACTGATAGCGTCGGGAGTGAAGAATACAATCAAGTGCTGTCGGAGCGCCGCGCCAATTCGGTGCGCGCGTATTTGATCGGGCAGGGCGTGCCTGCCGATACGGTGAGTGCGGCTGGACTGGGGAAAGCCAATCCGGTCGCCTCGAATTCGAACGAGTCGGGGCGTTTGAAAAACCGCCGCGTGGAGATGGTGGTGTCGGGAGAGCCTATTGGTATCGTGGGCTCAAACTGA
- a CDS encoding AbrB/MazE/SpoVT family DNA-binding domain-containing protein, translated as MYTTHLRKVGGSIMLAVPPALLDLLGLRPGVKVGLAVEGGQLVVKPHSRPRYTLDELLAQCDAKAVRSQEDREWARGKAAGGELI; from the coding sequence ATGTACACAACCCATCTGCGCAAGGTCGGCGGTTCGATTATGCTGGCGGTTCCGCCTGCCTTACTGGATCTGCTGGGCCTGCGGCCGGGGGTGAAAGTCGGTCTTGCGGTGGAAGGCGGCCAACTGGTGGTGAAACCGCACTCGCGGCCCCGCTACACGCTGGATGAACTCCTCGCTCAATGCGATGCCAAGGCGGTGCGCAGTCAGGAAGATCGTGAGTGGGCCCGGGGCAAGGCGGCCGGTGGTGAACTGATCTGA
- a CDS encoding type II toxin-antitoxin system PemK/MazF family toxin yields MKRCDIWLVGLDPSEGHEQKGRRRVLIVSPEAFNRVIKVPVVLPITSGGSFARTAGFAVSLSGAGTQTTGVVRCDQPRALDLGARGGKRLESVPDAIVEEVLARLAAIFE; encoded by the coding sequence ATGAAGCGCTGTGATATCTGGCTGGTTGGGCTCGATCCCTCGGAAGGGCACGAACAAAAAGGGCGGCGGCGCGTCCTGATCGTCTCGCCGGAGGCTTTCAACCGGGTGATCAAAGTGCCGGTGGTCCTGCCCATTACCAGCGGCGGAAGTTTCGCGCGGACAGCGGGCTTCGCGGTCTCGCTGTCGGGGGCGGGAACGCAAACCACGGGTGTTGTCCGCTGCGATCAACCCCGTGCGCTGGATCTGGGCGCTCGTGGGGGGAAGAGACTGGAGAGCGTGCCTGACGCGATTGTTGAGGAAGTGTTGGCGAGGCTTGCGGCGATATTCGAGTGA
- a CDS encoding nucleotidyl transferase AbiEii/AbiGii toxin family protein, which yields MTTSRQYNSGAALRTSLEERLKRSAHEEAVDLQRLRRQVAFDRFLARLFQDRQTDWVLKGGYAMELRFHAARATKDLDFTVRAKSSGVLGYLQEAGALDIGDFFSFRIGEATMDLDGAPYGGARYPVEAILGSRTFVKFHLDVGVGDIIVEPLEFVRTRDWLAFAGVPPPDVPMIQREQQFAEKLHAYTLPRPAAPNSRVRDLVDLVLLIRSGTLEQTRVVGSLRETFARRDTHQIPRKLEAPPESWVAPFAALAEECSLDVSVSEAFSDLTRYFDGLEEVNL from the coding sequence ATGACCACGAGTCGGCAGTACAACTCCGGCGCAGCGCTGCGAACCTCACTGGAAGAGCGGCTCAAGCGCTCCGCCCACGAAGAGGCAGTCGACCTGCAACGCCTCCGTCGTCAGGTCGCCTTCGACCGGTTCCTCGCACGGCTTTTCCAGGACAGGCAAACCGACTGGGTTCTGAAAGGCGGCTACGCGATGGAACTGCGATTTCACGCGGCACGCGCTACCAAGGATCTCGATTTCACAGTAAGAGCAAAGTCCTCCGGCGTGCTCGGATACCTACAGGAGGCAGGGGCGTTGGATATCGGCGATTTCTTCTCATTCCGGATCGGTGAAGCCACGATGGATCTCGACGGCGCACCCTACGGAGGTGCCCGATATCCTGTGGAAGCGATACTCGGCAGCCGCACATTTGTGAAGTTCCACCTGGATGTCGGAGTCGGGGACATCATCGTAGAGCCCCTTGAGTTCGTGCGAACGCGGGATTGGCTTGCTTTTGCCGGAGTCCCTCCACCCGACGTGCCGATGATCCAGCGCGAGCAGCAGTTCGCGGAGAAACTGCACGCCTACACGCTGCCGCGCCCGGCCGCGCCAAACAGCCGCGTCCGAGACTTGGTCGATTTGGTTCTGCTGATCCGCTCCGGCACTCTCGAGCAGACACGCGTGGTCGGTTCCCTAAGGGAAACCTTCGCGCGGCGGGATACGCATCAAATCCCGCGCAAGCTGGAAGCCCCGCCGGAAAGTTGGGTGGCGCCGTTCGCCGCCCTCGCCGAGGAATGCTCATTGGACGTTTCGGTCTCCGAGGCATTCTCAGACTTGACCCGTTACTTCGACGGGCTGGAAGAGGTAAACCTGTGA
- a CDS encoding type IV toxin-antitoxin system AbiEi family antitoxin domain-containing protein, which yields MQRTGNRDLYQIAESQGGYFTAKQAARLGYTASKRNYHVGTGNWVREHRGIYRLALFPSPPRPDLILWWLWSRGRSDSPQGVFSHHTALALHELTDVNPARIDLTVPPSFRKGSEIPSVLRLHFAVVVATDIEVVENVPVTTALRTILDVWREQSLQESSLRDAFRDARSLGRITMGQIAQARKNPGATQIIDSLERGHR from the coding sequence ATGCAGAGGACGGGCAATCGGGACCTCTACCAGATCGCTGAATCACAAGGCGGCTACTTCACAGCCAAACAGGCCGCACGCCTCGGCTACACAGCCAGCAAACGGAACTACCATGTCGGAACTGGCAACTGGGTCCGGGAGCATCGCGGCATCTATCGTCTTGCGCTCTTTCCGTCGCCCCCCCGCCCCGATTTGATCCTCTGGTGGCTCTGGTCACGGGGACGTAGCGACTCACCGCAGGGCGTCTTCAGCCACCATACGGCCCTCGCCCTCCACGAACTCACCGATGTCAACCCGGCGAGAATCGATCTGACGGTGCCGCCCAGCTTTCGAAAAGGCTCGGAGATCCCCTCAGTGCTCCGGCTGCATTTCGCTGTGGTCGTCGCCACCGATATAGAGGTGGTCGAGAACGTCCCGGTGACTACTGCACTGCGAACGATCCTCGACGTGTGGCGGGAGCAATCACTCCAGGAATCGTCGCTCCGAGATGCCTTTCGCGACGCCAGGAGTCTGGGCAGGATAACCATGGGACAAATTGCTCAGGCGCGTAAAAACCCCGGTGCCACTCAGATCATCGATTCGCTGGAACGGGGCCACCGATGA
- a CDS encoding DGQHR domain-containing protein: MTESSKVSESLSFSYSLVTQGKYNFYTLTVPSDVLARTCFVSTRDEDPKKGFQRVLDAKRAEEIAAYIDSGLGTIPSAIVLSAQPEAEMTIDRKKKTLGFKSHPRAFLVLDGQHRVYGFSKAKTALRVPVVVYNGLSRRDETRLFIDINTKQRPVSNELLLDIKNLAEYESDVEAVLRELFDQFMDDPGSPLLGLMSPANKAAGKLTRVTFNAALRPLMGNFGNANNAEIYSATAAYLTAFIDGLAALKAPESITSPVVFRAVLQLFPEVAQKVKDRKGAVYTPDNFAEVMGALFDRLKKASFSKPGLSYRALYETMSETLRKKFSL, encoded by the coding sequence ATGACCGAATCAAGTAAAGTATCAGAATCTCTCAGCTTTTCTTACAGTCTTGTTACGCAGGGTAAGTACAATTTCTACACGCTGACTGTACCCAGCGATGTCCTGGCTCGCACGTGTTTCGTGTCGACGCGAGACGAAGATCCCAAAAAGGGGTTTCAACGGGTTCTCGATGCCAAGCGTGCAGAGGAGATCGCAGCGTATATCGACAGCGGTCTCGGCACGATACCAAGCGCCATTGTACTCTCGGCACAGCCAGAAGCCGAGATGACGATTGATCGAAAAAAGAAGACACTTGGATTTAAGAGTCATCCGCGCGCGTTTCTAGTTCTGGACGGCCAGCACCGCGTTTACGGGTTCTCTAAGGCAAAGACGGCGCTTCGCGTTCCTGTCGTCGTCTACAATGGTCTCTCTAGGCGCGACGAGACCCGATTATTTATCGACATCAACACGAAGCAGCGCCCAGTTTCGAACGAATTGCTCCTGGATATTAAGAATCTAGCAGAGTACGAGAGCGACGTTGAGGCTGTGCTGAGAGAATTATTCGATCAGTTTATGGATGATCCAGGGAGTCCGCTTCTTGGGCTAATGAGTCCTGCTAATAAGGCGGCAGGGAAGCTCACCAGAGTGACTTTCAATGCGGCGCTCCGTCCTTTGATGGGAAATTTTGGAAACGCCAATAATGCTGAGATTTACTCAGCCACAGCGGCGTACCTCACTGCCTTCATTGACGGCTTGGCCGCGTTGAAGGCTCCAGAAAGTATTACAAGTCCAGTTGTGTTTCGCGCGGTTCTGCAGCTATTCCCAGAAGTTGCCCAAAAAGTAAAGGACAGAAAGGGGGCGGTTTATACCCCGGACAATTTTGCGGAGGTGATGGGTGCACTCTTTGACCGCCTCAAGAAGGCCAGCTTCTCGAAGCCGGGGTTGAGTTATCGCGCCCTATACGAAACCATGTCCGAAACCCTTCGAAAGAAATTCTCTTTGTAG